A window from Dioscorea cayenensis subsp. rotundata cultivar TDr96_F1 chromosome 10, TDr96_F1_v2_PseudoChromosome.rev07_lg8_w22 25.fasta, whole genome shotgun sequence encodes these proteins:
- the LOC120269998 gene encoding U11/U12 small nuclear ribonucleoprotein 48 kDa protein yields the protein MDSRIPFTAFWSPLPPNPNPNPNPNPNPNPIPVPDPTSSSDLPTTISLLKSLISFANSTLTSISDLLPISVLPSLIPCPFNSSHRMPPESLFRHSLICSSAAGSSLLDLAFLDSLRYPSSSQSPAKTTFHRSNPDDDLALSLDEPLDCSTSSFFYKDCHGVVAFPQSDVSRRTFVLPAFLSSECSDFVAESSVDEEEKKFIVFSILPSDFFSLRREVSAWIHCPVSYSCTVLRVASGLRKVDDLRLKRWVIMNSAVSGVVIDAAMRDHIFLLLKLCLKVIEREALCNLELHFRKDEFLGRGDHNFECPKMVGSLNWLASQLSVLYGDRNGNYFAVAMVKESLLCAGSCLMLFTTETDKFRQDGCGSGDGDDVNVDKCENVGSQRIGDLELRKHCQAGSEVYVSVSQVIAAVSALHERSLLEEQIKFLRFGRSITKAQLITEHSFISTRSSEERIKRPEYKAVLEHDGLLWQRPQDQGANKEKTKEELLAEERDYKRRRMSYRGKKVKRTHTQVIRDIIDEHMEEIKQAGGIGCSGEATQEMARVTGFHEPERRSRTIETEADPSFRRKPLHGEYNANSGVHGDVCGKDVSNTEHIMQKPYNEWRHQEDYRKRNNERMQHCGSRNSSHSNDSYHHEKYAYRKAVDYDEEHSSKYDRRDQDYSVKSKDRQARSTLTSTSAKILAEEEHHHISRGSKKPRDRPWSCRSVSVRPNGFEDRYDPHSSHDEYDTAYTDVSAGSNCVRSGRYLGLPDDDKYENEPLRGENAAKRHKWDHHAK from the exons ATGGATTCTCGTATACCCTTCACTGCCTTCTGGTCTCCCCttcctccaaaccctaaccctaaccctaaccctaaccctaaccctaatccaatcCCCGTCCCAGACCCTACCTCCTCCTCCGACCTGCCCACCACCATCTCCCTCCTCAAGTCCCTCATCTCCTTCGCCAACTCCACCCTCACCTCCATCTCCGACCTTCTTCCCATTTCCGTCCTCCCTTCCCTCATCCCATGCCCTTTCAACTCCTCTCATCGCATGCCTCCCGAGTCCCTCTTCCGCCACTCCCTCATCTGCTCCTCTGCCGCAGGCTCCTCCCTCCTCGATCTGGCCTTCCTGGACTCCCTCCGCTACCCCAGCTCCTCCCAATCCCCCGCCAAAACCACCTTCCACCGCTCCAACCCTGACGACGACCTTGCCCTCTCCCTTGATGAACCGTTGGATTGTTCCACCTCGAGCTTCTTCTACAAGGACTGCCATGGTGTCGTCGCCTTCCCTCAGTCTGATGTGTCAAGGAGGACTTTTGTGCTTCCCGCTTTCTTGTCCTCCGAGTGCTCCGACTTCGTTGCAGAGTCTTCTGTtgatgaggaggagaagaaatttattgtttttagtatTCTTCCATCGGATTTCTTCAGTTTGAGGCGTGAGGTTAGTGCGTGGATCCATTGCCCGGTTTCATACTCATGCACTGTTCTTCGTGTTGCTTCTGGATTGCGAAAGGTTGATGATTTGAGGTTGAAGAGATGGGTCATAATGAATTCAGCTGTGTCTGGGGTTGTGATTGATGCCGCAATGAGAGATCATATATTTCTGCTGCTGAAGCTGTGCTTGAAAGTGATTGAGAGAGAAGCTCTTTGTAATCTTGAGCTGCATTTTAGGAAGGATGAGTTCTTAGGTCGAGGGGATCACAATTTTGAGTGTCCGAAGATGGTTGGGAGCTTGAACTGGTTGGCTTCTCAGCTCTCTGTTTTGTATGGTGATAGGAATGGCAATTATTTTGCAGTAGCAATGGTTAAGGAATCATTGTTGTGTGCTGGatcatgtttgatgttgttTACAACTGAAACAGATAAGTTTAGACAGGATGGTTGTGGGAGTGGAGATGGTGATGACGTGAATGTTGACAAGTGTGAAAATGTTGGGTCCCAAAGAATTGGAGATTTGGAGCTCAGAAAGCATTGTCAGGCTGGTTCTGAGGTTTATGTATCCGTGTCTCAAGTTATAGCTGCAGTTTCTGCATTGCATGAAAGGTCTTTGCTTGAGGAACAGATCAAGTTTCTGCGTTTTGGGAGATCTATTACCAAAGCTCAGCT aATAACTGAACATTCATTCATATCTACGAGAAGCAGTGAAGAACGGATAAAGCGACCAGAATATAAAGCTGTGTTAGAGCATGATGGGCTTCTGTGGCAGCGACCGCAAGACCAG GGTGCAAATAAAGAGAAGACAAAAGAGGAGCTTTTGGCTGAGGAAAGGGATTATAAGCGGAGGAGAATGTCATATCGAGGGAAGAAAGTTAAGCGAACTCACACACAG GTTATACGGGACATAATTGACGAACACATGGAAGAGATCAAGCAGGCTGGAGGGATTGGATGTAGTGGAGAAGCTACTCAGGAAATGGCTAGAGTGACAGGGTTTCATGAACCAGAAAGGAGAAGCAGAACAATTGAAACAGAAGCAGATCCATCCTTTCGCAGAAAGCCATTACATGGTGAATATAATGCCAACTCTGGAGTGCATGGAGATGTCTGCGGCAAGGATGTGTCTAACACTGAGCATATCATGCAAAAACCGTACAATGAGTGGAGACATCAGGAAGACTATAGGAAAAGGAATAATGAGAGAATGCAGCATTGTGGTTCTAGAAATTCAAGTCATAGTAATGACAGTTatcatcatgaaaaatatgcataTCGCAAAGCAGTTGATTATGATGAAGAACATAGTAGTAAGTATGACAGGAGAGATCAAGACTATTCTGTAAAATCCAAAGATCGTCAAGCCCGATCAACGCTCACATCAACATCTGCTAAAATTTTAGCTGAGGAAGAGCATCACCATATATCCAGAGGCAGTAAGAAACCCAGAGACCGACCTTGGAGTTGCAGATCAGTATCTGTGAGACCAAATGGATTTGAGGACAGATATGATCCTCATAGCTCACATGACGAATATGACACTGCTTATACTGATGTTTCTGCAGGCAGCAATTGTGTCAGGTCAGGTAGATATTTAGGCTTACCTGATGATGATAAGTATGAAAATGAACCTCTCAGAGGAGAAAATGCTGCAAAAAGGCACAAATGGGATCATCATGCAAAATAA